One Cupriavidus pauculus genomic window, AACCGTGCGAATCAGCTGCCCGCAAGTCATGGCGCAGAGCTACCTCGCACCGATACTCGCCGGCTTTCTGGCCGCGCATCCCAAGGTCAACGTCGTCCTCGAGGCAACGGATCGCGATGTCGATCTGGTCGCCGAGCGGTTCGACATCGCATTGCGCGCCTCGTCCGGCGGCCTGATCGCCGACAGCCTCGTCGTGCGCAAGCTGGCGACTGCCCGGCAGATCCTCGTTGCCAGCCCCGCGTTCCTGAATCGCCATGGCAGGCCCACATCCCCCGAAGATGTCTCGCAGCTGCACACGCTGTGCAGGCCTGGTGACGTCCATGACGACCAATGCCGATGGACATTGACTGGCCCCGGTGGCGAGGCGGTGGCGATCGCGCATATCGCGCGACTGCAGTCCAATGATCTGCGGGTTCTGCTGGAAGCCGCCGTGCAGGGAATTGGCATCGCCATGCTGCCTGAACCGATCGTTGCCGGACCGTTGCGAGAGGGCCTGGTCGAATCCGTATTGCCCGCGTGGACCGGGCCCGATCATCTCATCGAGTTGTTCTATCACCGTCCGCGCGGGCGGCTGCCATCGGTGCGCAGTCTCATCGGCTATCTGGTCGCGCACCTGCCTGTCACGCAATGGCGACGTACCCGCGCCTCGCATACGGGGGCGCCCTCCTCAGCTCCATTACATCTGTAATACGCGATGCAACTGTCGGGTAACTGGGGGTTGGTGAAATGCAATCGACCGGATGTCGATGACACCAACCTTCAGGAGCAGAAAATGAACCGCAGACAAATGATGCAGTCGACCGTGCTTGCCTCTCTCGCCGTGGCGGGCAGTTCGGCTTTGGCCACCACGGTGCAGCCCGCTGCGGCGGCGGGATTTCGCGATGAAACGGATAGTCTGGGCGTGGTGAAGGTGCCCGCCGACAAGCTTTGGGGGCCGCAAACGCAGCGCTCACTCGAGCACTTCAGCATCGGTGGCGATTTGATGCCACGGGAAATGATCGTCACGTACGCGATCCTGAAGAAGGCCGCCGCGAACGTGAACTTCGCGGACCGCAGGCTCGGCGAGGTGCAGCACAGGCTCATCGTCCAGGTCTGCGACGAAATCATTGCTGGGCAGCATCACGACATGTTCCCGCTGCACGTCTGGATGACAGGCAGCGGGACCCAGTTCAACATGAACGTGAACGAGGTCATCTCCAACCGGTGCAGCCAGATCGCGGGCACACCGCTGGGCAGCAAGACGCCGGTGCAC contains:
- a CDS encoding LysR substrate-binding domain-containing protein; translated protein: MHEDLNDLAYFAAVVEHDGFSAAARATGIEKTRLSRRVASLETRLGVRLLLRTTRRIALTEAGQRFHEHCHATLERARAAYESVEALRTEPAGTVRISCPQVMAQSYLAPILAGFLAAHPKVNVVLEATDRDVDLVAERFDIALRASSGGLIADSLVVRKLATARQILVASPAFLNRHGRPTSPEDVSQLHTLCRPGDVHDDQCRWTLTGPGGEAVAIAHIARLQSNDLRVLLEAAVQGIGIAMLPEPIVAGPLREGLVESVLPAWTGPDHLIELFYHRPRGRLPSVRSLIGYLVAHLPVTQWRRTRASHTGAPSSAPLHL